From one Pyxidicoccus xibeiensis genomic stretch:
- a CDS encoding amino acid adenylation domain-containing protein, with product MKNIDDVYRLSPMQQGMLFHSLYSPHGGAYVEQVYWTWRGPLDFALLQRAWQSVVERNPVLRTAFFWEGLAEPVQAIRTKVDLPWAQQDWRGLPPDEQEARWKALLDSDWRQGFNVSAAPLMRLTLLQLGPEHYRCLWSYHHLLLDGWSLPLCLKQVTTCYDALAQGREPELEPGRPYRDFIAWLGRRDRKEAERYWQQALQGFVAPTPLWVDRGAEQPPSVNAAYGTRSLRVPAPVTGQLTALARQHQLTPGTLVQGAWALLLARYSGERDVAFGSVSSSRSPALPGSDTMLGLLINTLATRVAVPPDAELLPWLKALQADQLAARKHDQLSLVDAQGLGQVPRGQPLFHSMVSIQAAVELKFDPLAGGKVTLDGFGYADPRTGHPLTFVASMGAELELQLVFDADRFAPDAIERMLGHVRVLLEGMASGPQRKLRELPLVTDEERHRLLVEWNDTVTEFPRDACLQHVFEAQVDRTPDAIAVEAEGARLTYRELDRRANQLAWHLRTLGVARGSIVGLCLERSAETVVGVLGILKAGGAYLPLDPAYPRDRLAFMLDESHAPVLVTQQSLADVLPRGGEQRVLMDLDRERLAASREDRPEAGTRPLDLAYVMYTSGSTGRPKGVCVPHRGVMRMAMDTGYFDTGPRETFMLFSPISFDTSAFELFGSLLHGAKLAVCPPHLHSLEELGAELTRFGVTTLWLTAPLFDQMVAYHPEALDSVRQVLAGGDVLPPGRVRERLTRGGHVINGYGPTESATFTTCYVMKDASQVERTVSIGRPIANTRVYLLDGQLQPVPQGVPGELYIGGDGLATGYLRRPALTAERFLPNPFSPEPGARMYRTGDIVRYLPDRRLEFLGRADHQVKIRGFRIELGEVEARLLEHPAVREAVALAREDVPGDRRLVAYVVLAPGAEVERGTLAGFVADRLPSHMVPSALMVLDALPLSPNGKVDRKALPAPVGAMASDTAVAGPRDAVEQQLVRIWEELLHVRPVGIDQSFFSLGGHSLLAMGMMSRIAKALGRTLPLSVLFTHPTIARLAELLREEPSSAGWSPLVPIQPHGQRRPLFCVHPIGGSALCYEPLSRHLGPEQPLYGLEAPGLDGTREPFPTLEAMAAAYLDVVLKTQPEGPYLLAGWSMGGLVVFEMARELLRRGKSVALVALIDSWVPTLQPGASPVKLDDTLVLQGFALELSQMTGHEVSLSSEELAPLSPDARRTLLFERARAANALPPGVGAETLRARLEVYRAHAQAFRGYVPASDHPASIHLLRPEAGALRAASGPLGGWDTVTRQVPRLIELPGDHYSVMVEPHVAELARQLAPLL from the coding sequence ATGAAGAACATCGACGACGTGTATCGGCTCTCGCCGATGCAGCAGGGCATGCTCTTCCACAGCCTCTACTCGCCACACGGGGGCGCCTACGTGGAGCAGGTCTACTGGACCTGGCGGGGGCCGCTGGACTTCGCGCTGCTCCAGCGCGCGTGGCAGTCGGTCGTGGAGCGCAACCCCGTGCTGCGCACCGCCTTCTTCTGGGAGGGCCTGGCCGAGCCCGTCCAGGCCATCCGCACGAAGGTGGACCTGCCCTGGGCGCAGCAGGACTGGCGGGGGCTGCCGCCGGACGAACAGGAGGCGCGGTGGAAGGCGCTGCTCGACTCGGACTGGCGCCAGGGCTTCAACGTCTCCGCGGCGCCGCTGATGCGCCTCACGCTCCTCCAGCTCGGCCCGGAGCACTACCGGTGCCTGTGGAGCTACCACCATCTCCTGCTCGACGGCTGGTCGCTCCCGCTCTGCCTGAAGCAGGTCACCACCTGCTACGACGCGCTCGCCCAGGGACGAGAGCCGGAGCTGGAGCCGGGGCGTCCCTATCGCGACTTCATCGCGTGGCTGGGACGGAGGGACCGCAAGGAGGCCGAGCGGTACTGGCAACAGGCGCTCCAGGGCTTCGTGGCCCCCACCCCGCTCTGGGTGGACCGGGGCGCGGAGCAGCCGCCTTCCGTCAATGCCGCCTACGGCACGCGCTCGCTGCGGGTGCCGGCTCCCGTGACGGGGCAGCTCACGGCGCTCGCGCGCCAGCACCAGCTCACCCCGGGCACGCTGGTGCAGGGCGCCTGGGCGCTGCTGCTCGCGCGCTACAGCGGTGAGCGGGACGTGGCCTTTGGCAGCGTGAGCTCCAGCCGCTCGCCCGCCCTCCCCGGCTCGGACACGATGCTGGGGCTGCTCATCAACACGCTGGCCACCCGCGTGGCGGTGCCTCCGGACGCGGAGCTGCTGCCGTGGCTCAAGGCGCTCCAGGCCGACCAGCTCGCCGCGAGGAAGCACGACCAGCTCTCGCTCGTGGACGCGCAGGGACTCGGACAGGTGCCGCGCGGGCAGCCGCTGTTCCACAGCATGGTCTCCATCCAGGCCGCGGTGGAGCTGAAGTTCGACCCCCTGGCCGGCGGGAAGGTGACGCTGGACGGCTTCGGCTACGCGGACCCCAGGACGGGACACCCGCTCACCTTCGTGGCGAGCATGGGCGCGGAGCTGGAGCTGCAGCTCGTCTTCGACGCGGACCGCTTCGCGCCGGACGCCATCGAGCGGATGCTCGGACACGTGCGCGTGCTGCTGGAGGGCATGGCCTCCGGCCCCCAGCGGAAGCTGCGTGAGCTGCCCCTGGTGACGGACGAGGAGCGGCACCGGCTGCTGGTGGAGTGGAACGACACGGTGACAGAGTTCCCGAGAGACGCCTGCCTCCAGCACGTGTTCGAGGCCCAGGTCGACCGCACGCCCGACGCAATCGCCGTGGAAGCCGAAGGCGCACGTCTGACGTACCGGGAGCTGGACCGGCGCGCGAACCAGCTCGCGTGGCACCTGCGCACGCTCGGCGTGGCGCGGGGCTCCATCGTCGGCCTGTGCCTGGAGCGCTCGGCGGAGACGGTGGTGGGCGTGCTCGGCATCCTGAAGGCGGGCGGTGCCTACCTGCCGCTGGACCCGGCGTACCCGCGCGACAGACTGGCCTTCATGCTGGACGAGTCCCACGCCCCGGTGCTCGTCACCCAGCAGTCGCTGGCGGACGTGCTGCCACGAGGCGGTGAGCAGCGCGTGCTGATGGACCTGGACCGCGAGCGGCTCGCCGCCTCGCGAGAGGACCGGCCCGAGGCGGGCACCCGTCCCCTGGACCTGGCGTACGTCATGTACACCTCGGGCTCGACGGGGCGACCCAAGGGGGTGTGCGTCCCGCACCGCGGCGTGATGCGGATGGCGATGGACACCGGCTACTTCGACACCGGGCCGCGAGAGACCTTCATGCTGTTCTCGCCCATCTCCTTCGACACCTCGGCCTTCGAGCTGTTCGGCAGCCTGCTGCACGGCGCGAAGCTGGCGGTGTGCCCGCCGCACCTGCACTCGCTGGAGGAGCTGGGCGCAGAGCTGACGCGGTTCGGAGTAACGACGCTCTGGCTGACCGCGCCCCTGTTCGACCAGATGGTGGCGTACCACCCGGAAGCGCTCGACAGCGTGCGCCAGGTGCTCGCGGGCGGAGACGTGCTGCCTCCGGGCCGGGTGCGTGAGCGGCTCACGCGGGGAGGCCACGTCATCAACGGCTATGGCCCCACGGAGAGCGCCACCTTCACCACCTGCTACGTGATGAAGGACGCGTCCCAGGTGGAGCGCACAGTGTCCATCGGCCGGCCCATCGCCAACACGCGGGTGTACCTGCTGGACGGGCAGCTCCAGCCCGTTCCCCAGGGCGTGCCCGGAGAGCTCTACATCGGAGGCGACGGGCTGGCCACGGGCTACCTCCGGCGACCGGCCCTCACGGCGGAGCGCTTCCTGCCCAACCCCTTCAGCCCCGAGCCCGGAGCGCGGATGTACCGGACGGGAGACATCGTCCGCTACCTGCCCGACCGGCGCCTGGAGTTCCTCGGCCGTGCCGACCACCAGGTGAAGATCCGCGGCTTCCGAATCGAGCTGGGAGAGGTGGAAGCGAGGCTCCTCGAGCACCCCGCGGTGCGAGAGGCCGTTGCGCTGGCGCGAGAGGATGTCCCCGGAGACCGGCGGCTGGTGGCCTACGTCGTCCTCGCCCCCGGGGCTGAAGTGGAGCGCGGGACGCTGGCCGGCTTCGTGGCGGACCGGCTGCCCTCGCACATGGTGCCCTCGGCGCTCATGGTGCTGGACGCCCTGCCGCTGTCACCCAATGGGAAGGTGGACCGCAAGGCCCTGCCCGCGCCCGTGGGCGCCATGGCCTCGGATACGGCCGTGGCCGGCCCGCGTGACGCGGTGGAGCAGCAGCTCGTGCGCATCTGGGAGGAGCTGCTGCACGTCCGTCCGGTAGGCATCGACCAGAGCTTCTTCTCGCTGGGCGGCCACTCGCTGCTCGCGATGGGCATGATGTCGCGCATTGCCAAGGCACTGGGGCGCACGCTGCCCCTGTCGGTGCTCTTCACCCACCCCACCATCGCCCGGCTCGCGGAGCTGCTGCGCGAGGAGCCATCCAGCGCCGGCTGGAGTCCGCTCGTCCCCATCCAGCCGCACGGCCAGCGGCGGCCCCTGTTCTGCGTGCACCCGATTGGCGGCAGCGCGCTCTGCTACGAGCCGCTGTCCCGCCACCTCGGCCCCGAGCAGCCGCTGTATGGGCTCGAAGCGCCGGGGCTCGACGGCACGCGCGAGCCCTTCCCCACCCTGGAGGCCATGGCGGCGGCCTACCTGGACGTCGTGCTGAAGACGCAGCCGGAAGGCCCGTACCTCCTCGCCGGCTGGTCCATGGGCGGGCTGGTGGTGTTCGAGATGGCGCGCGAGCTGCTGCGGCGCGGGAAGTCCGTGGCGCTCGTGGCCCTCATCGACAGCTGGGTGCCCACGCTCCAGCCCGGTGCCAGTCCCGTGAAGCTCGACGACACGCTCGTGCTCCAGGGCTTCGCGCTGGAGCTGAGCCAGATGACGGGGCACGAGGTGTCACTCTCCAGCGAGGAGCTGGCGCCACTCTCGCCCGACGCGCGGCGCACCCTGCTGTTCGAGCGGGCCCGGGCCGCCAACGCGCTGCCGCCGGGCGTGGGCGCGGAGACGCTGCGCGCGCGCCTGGAGGTCTACCGCGCGCATGCCCAGGCGTTCCGGGGGTATGTGCCCGCGAGCGACCATCCCGCCTCCATCCACCTCCTCCGTCCGGAAGCCGGCGCGCTCAGGGCCGCGTCGGGCCCGCTGGGAGGCTGGGACACGGTGACGCGGCAGGTGCCCCGGCTCATCGAGCTTCCCGGTGACCACTACTCGGTGATGGTCGAACCCCACGTGGCGGAGCTCGCCCGCCAGCTCGCGCCGCTCTTATGA
- a CDS encoding MupA/Atu3671 family FMN-dependent luciferase-like monooxygenase, translating into MKNVQDVYRLSPVQRELLSRLEAPEARPSCLHWSFRQGLDETALESALRQLLARHTVLRTGFFWQGMPEPKQVVREQVEPKLERLDLSKLAEAERPARLAAFLAQERRRAMNPSAAPLLRVTVLRTSPEAGTVVLCWHPLILDDASALRCVQELFLLYGSALEGEAPGLGSSRPYRDYVAWLERRDAVQPVRAPLTEARGPELPRAWQPSSREGAGDERLVQRFLLEPAVTGQVQAFLRQHSVDLGTLLQAAWAVLLHQQGQGDDLVFGVLTGCPAPLASDGALLGRFATLAPRRIQVARTGSRLTWLRGLQAGLADARLDEPASSPVHVGSVLTTDSEDALLKPSARRLGFHGLSLLPSWLPAPLVISATQGPRLALRFQYDAGRLDSTVVARLAGHLGTLVEALALHPERELSVLPGASWAATSLTVGNTFGPREVEAVLAQHPSVASVTVAPDSSAPGSGRLVARVVPARPVAEARRGKPGFSLFFFANEDARASNKYRLYLDSARLADRNGFTAVWTPERHFDEHGGLYPNPSVLTAALATITERIGLRAGSVVLPLHHPLRVAEDWSTIDNLSNGRAGIAVTSGWMPQDFALAPDHFAQKRDVLFQSLAKVRELWRGGTVPCPDGTGREVPLRTFPRPIQPELPVWLTCPGNPELFEKAGELGVNVLTSLASQSVEEVREKLALYRAARARAGHDPATGIATVMLHTYVGRDADAVLDLVREPLTHYLRTHLKLQEARVRALDLNVDINDPKWLDSLARFAFELHYRTSALIGTPTSCLPMVERLTEAGADELACFIDFGVEGSAVLEGLAHLVELKALVDDDALRMRRVLAAYVDERLPGLPPLSIET; encoded by the coding sequence ATGAAGAACGTCCAGGACGTATACCGGCTCTCGCCCGTGCAGCGGGAGCTCCTCTCCCGGCTGGAGGCACCGGAGGCGCGGCCCTCCTGCCTGCACTGGAGCTTCCGTCAGGGCCTGGATGAGACGGCCCTGGAGTCCGCGCTGCGCCAGCTCCTGGCGCGTCACACCGTCCTGCGCACCGGCTTCTTCTGGCAGGGCATGCCCGAGCCCAAGCAGGTGGTGCGCGAGCAGGTCGAGCCGAAGCTGGAGCGCCTGGACCTGTCCAAGCTCGCGGAGGCCGAGCGGCCCGCCAGGCTCGCGGCCTTCCTCGCGCAGGAGCGGCGGCGCGCGATGAACCCGTCGGCCGCGCCGCTGCTGCGCGTCACCGTGCTCCGGACGTCACCGGAAGCGGGAACGGTGGTCCTCTGCTGGCACCCGCTCATCCTGGACGACGCCTCCGCGCTCCGCTGCGTCCAGGAGCTGTTCCTGCTCTATGGGTCCGCGCTGGAGGGCGAGGCCCCGGGACTCGGAAGCAGCCGCCCGTATCGTGACTACGTCGCCTGGCTCGAACGGCGGGACGCGGTGCAGCCCGTACGCGCGCCGCTCACGGAAGCACGGGGCCCGGAGCTTCCGCGGGCCTGGCAGCCGTCCTCCCGTGAGGGCGCGGGAGACGAGCGACTCGTGCAGCGCTTCCTCCTCGAGCCCGCCGTCACCGGGCAGGTGCAGGCGTTCCTGAGGCAGCACTCGGTGGACCTCGGGACGCTGCTCCAGGCGGCCTGGGCGGTGCTCCTGCACCAGCAGGGGCAAGGTGACGACCTCGTCTTCGGCGTCCTCACCGGCTGCCCGGCCCCGCTGGCCAGCGATGGGGCGTTGCTCGGGCGCTTCGCCACCCTGGCCCCGCGCCGCATCCAGGTGGCGCGGACCGGCTCGCGGCTGACGTGGCTGCGGGGGCTCCAGGCCGGGCTCGCGGACGCGCGGCTGGATGAGCCGGCTTCGTCCCCCGTGCACGTCGGGAGCGTGCTCACCACGGACTCCGAGGATGCGCTGCTGAAGCCCTCGGCGAGACGGCTGGGCTTCCACGGGCTGAGCCTCCTGCCTTCCTGGCTGCCCGCCCCCCTCGTCATCAGCGCCACGCAGGGTCCACGCCTGGCGCTGCGGTTCCAGTATGACGCCGGGCGGCTCGACTCCACGGTGGTGGCCCGGCTGGCCGGACACCTGGGCACCCTGGTGGAAGCGCTGGCACTGCATCCCGAGCGTGAGCTCTCCGTGCTCCCCGGTGCTTCCTGGGCGGCCACGTCCCTGACGGTGGGCAACACCTTCGGCCCCAGGGAGGTCGAGGCCGTGCTCGCCCAGCACCCCTCGGTGGCCAGCGTCACCGTGGCGCCTGACTCGAGCGCTCCCGGTTCGGGCAGGCTCGTGGCGCGCGTGGTGCCCGCGCGTCCGGTGGCGGAGGCCCGGCGCGGAAAGCCTGGCTTCAGCCTCTTCTTCTTCGCCAACGAGGACGCACGCGCGAGCAACAAGTACCGCCTCTACCTGGACAGCGCGCGGCTCGCGGACCGCAACGGCTTCACGGCCGTCTGGACACCCGAGCGCCACTTCGACGAGCACGGCGGGCTGTACCCGAACCCCTCCGTCCTCACGGCCGCGCTGGCGACCATCACCGAGCGCATCGGCTTGCGCGCCGGCAGCGTCGTCCTGCCGCTGCACCACCCGCTGCGCGTGGCGGAGGACTGGTCCACCATCGACAACCTGTCCAACGGCCGCGCCGGCATCGCGGTGACGTCGGGCTGGATGCCCCAGGACTTCGCGCTGGCGCCCGACCACTTCGCCCAGAAGCGCGACGTGCTCTTCCAGTCGCTCGCCAAGGTGCGGGAGCTGTGGCGCGGCGGCACCGTGCCCTGCCCGGACGGAACCGGCAGGGAGGTTCCGCTGCGCACCTTCCCCCGCCCCATCCAACCCGAGCTCCCGGTGTGGCTCACCTGCCCGGGCAACCCCGAGCTGTTCGAGAAGGCCGGCGAGCTGGGCGTCAACGTGCTCACCTCCCTGGCGTCACAGTCCGTCGAGGAGGTCCGCGAGAAGCTCGCCCTCTACCGCGCGGCCCGCGCCCGCGCCGGCCATGACCCGGCCACGGGCATTGCGACGGTGATGCTCCACACCTACGTGGGACGCGACGCGGACGCGGTGCTCGACCTGGTCCGCGAGCCGCTCACGCACTACCTCCGCACCCACCTGAAGCTCCAGGAAGCCCGCGTCCGCGCCCTGGACCTGAACGTGGACATCAACGACCCGAAGTGGCTCGACTCGCTGGCCCGCTTCGCCTTCGAGCTGCACTACCGGACGAGCGCCCTCATCGGCACGCCCACCTCCTGTCTGCCCATGGTGGAGCGACTCACCGAGGCCGGCGCCGACGAGCTCGCGTGCTTCATCGACTTCGGCGTCGAAGGCTCCGCCGTGCTGGAGGGCCTCGCCCACCTCGTCGAGCTGAAGGCGCTCGTCGACGATGACGCGCTGCGCATGCGCCGCGTCCTGGCCGCGTACGTGGACGAGCGACTCCCCGGACTGCCTCCGCTCTCCATCGAGACATGA
- a CDS encoding esterase/lipase family protein, producing the protein MNQDPGEEQPLVTEVPAEVKACQERIAAKTAEVTAAGIDIAAWSIQDAPEMAEITTTVPQNQDNYLNYDGNYRPVTNHPGCTTADLYYDRNNTTGATPYIDGNNDGKWTGAAALGGPNAASGFIPGNVAKIPGYPCAAKEYTQPNEDTSKPIVILVHGNSTRPHTWEKFLLPPNTSINSALEQVQFTADSTARNQLAEELIARRFRVIAVDFRTDIVTSVDPNATSQNSAGNIDHGWATPILQSLLKAVMKDQPNRKVALIGHSLGVTVARDALRRLYVEWSTGRAGSINPFPQVSHVILGSGANHGVSTYDTAGGGLCQTNSTMRGTIVCEMGSRSNYVQTYFHKPLNGPFDLFATPCADGDYAFGKTGQCGGNVVKYQTLTMTDKQRGTNYQDYYVSEAASRIDMEGCVTNSLTTLSDYDTSGYFNKGFIANHFGSLRSTAGVNLVLRTLAE; encoded by the coding sequence GTGAACCAGGACCCTGGAGAGGAGCAGCCACTCGTCACGGAAGTGCCGGCCGAGGTGAAGGCCTGTCAGGAGCGCATCGCGGCGAAGACCGCGGAGGTCACCGCGGCGGGAATCGACATCGCCGCCTGGTCCATCCAGGACGCGCCGGAGATGGCGGAGATCACCACCACCGTGCCGCAGAACCAGGACAACTACCTGAACTATGACGGCAACTACCGCCCGGTAACGAACCACCCCGGCTGCACGACGGCGGACCTCTACTACGACCGGAACAACACCACCGGCGCCACGCCGTACATCGACGGCAACAACGACGGGAAGTGGACGGGCGCCGCGGCACTCGGCGGGCCCAACGCCGCCAGCGGCTTCATCCCCGGCAACGTGGCGAAGATCCCCGGCTATCCCTGCGCGGCCAAGGAGTACACGCAACCCAACGAGGACACGTCCAAGCCCATCGTCATCCTCGTCCACGGCAACTCCACGCGCCCGCACACCTGGGAGAAGTTCCTCCTCCCGCCGAACACGTCCATCAACAGCGCCCTCGAGCAGGTGCAGTTCACCGCGGACTCCACCGCGCGCAACCAGCTCGCCGAGGAGCTCATCGCGCGGCGCTTCCGCGTCATCGCGGTGGACTTCCGCACGGACATCGTCACCAGCGTCGACCCGAACGCCACCAGCCAGAACTCGGCGGGCAACATCGACCATGGCTGGGCCACGCCCATCCTCCAGTCACTGCTCAAGGCGGTGATGAAGGACCAGCCGAACCGCAAGGTGGCCCTCATCGGCCACTCGCTCGGCGTCACCGTGGCGCGCGACGCCCTGCGCCGGCTGTATGTCGAGTGGAGCACCGGCCGCGCGGGCTCCATCAACCCCTTCCCGCAGGTCAGCCACGTCATCCTCGGCTCGGGCGCCAACCACGGCGTCTCCACCTATGACACCGCGGGCGGCGGGCTCTGCCAGACGAACTCGACGATGCGCGGCACCATCGTCTGCGAGATGGGCAGCCGCTCCAACTACGTGCAGACGTACTTCCACAAGCCGCTCAATGGCCCCTTCGACCTGTTCGCCACGCCGTGCGCGGATGGTGACTACGCCTTCGGCAAGACGGGGCAGTGCGGCGGCAACGTGGTGAAGTACCAGACGCTCACCATGACGGACAAGCAGCGCGGCACCAACTACCAGGACTACTACGTGTCCGAGGCCGCCTCGCGCATCGACATGGAGGGCTGCGTGACGAACTCGCTCACCACGCTGAGCGACTACGACACCAGCGGCTACTTCAACAAGGGCTTCATCGCCAACCACTTCGGCTCGCTGCGGTCTACCGCGGGCGTCAACCTGGTGCTGCGCACGCTGGCCGAGTAG
- a CDS encoding MFS transporter, protein MEPTQERHDSILKVAVASFIGTAIEWYDFFLYGTAAALVFNRLFFPSLDPLAGTLAAFGTFAVGFVARPLGGVVFGHYGDKLGRKAMLSATLMLMGLATFAVGLLPTYDTVGVLAPVLLVVLRLVQGFGLGGEWGGAVLMAVEHAPANRRGFYGSWPQMGAPAGLLVATAVFSLFSKMPDAQFLSWGWRVPFLLSAVLIGIGVFIRLHVAESPVFRQRKPAPAAERLPVMEAIRNYPKQILLAMGARFAENGFFYIITTFVLSYGTERLGLPRSTLLNGVLVATAVHLVAIPAFGAASDRFGRRPVYLAGAVGCALMAFPFFWLIDTKQTLLIWLAIVLGIIAHAAMYGPQASFFSELFGTRVRYSAASLGYQLASVFAGGLSPVVATALLSRSGGQAWPVSVYMLGLAAVTLVSVYLSAETFREQLTEAPAASPGEDALSEPSSRSPSPVPPR, encoded by the coding sequence ATGGAACCCACGCAGGAGCGGCACGACTCCATTTTGAAGGTGGCGGTGGCGAGCTTCATCGGCACGGCCATCGAGTGGTACGACTTCTTCCTCTACGGGACGGCGGCGGCGCTGGTGTTCAACCGCCTCTTCTTCCCCTCGCTGGACCCGCTGGCGGGGACGCTGGCGGCCTTCGGCACCTTCGCCGTCGGCTTCGTCGCCCGGCCGCTGGGTGGCGTGGTGTTCGGCCACTACGGGGACAAGCTCGGCCGGAAGGCGATGCTCAGTGCCACCCTGATGCTGATGGGGCTGGCGACGTTCGCCGTGGGCCTGCTCCCCACCTACGACACGGTGGGCGTCCTGGCCCCCGTGCTGCTGGTGGTGCTGCGGCTGGTCCAGGGCTTCGGCCTGGGCGGTGAGTGGGGCGGCGCGGTGCTGATGGCGGTGGAGCATGCGCCCGCGAACCGGCGGGGCTTCTACGGGAGCTGGCCGCAGATGGGGGCACCGGCAGGGCTGCTGGTGGCCACGGCGGTGTTCAGCCTCTTCTCCAAGATGCCGGACGCGCAGTTCCTCTCGTGGGGCTGGCGCGTGCCGTTCCTGCTGAGCGCGGTGCTCATCGGCATCGGCGTGTTCATCCGGCTCCACGTGGCGGAGTCCCCCGTCTTCCGCCAGCGCAAGCCGGCGCCGGCGGCCGAGCGCCTGCCGGTGATGGAGGCGATACGCAACTACCCGAAGCAGATCCTCCTGGCGATGGGGGCGCGCTTCGCGGAGAACGGCTTCTTCTACATCATCACCACGTTCGTCCTCTCCTACGGCACCGAGCGGCTGGGGCTGCCGCGCTCCACGCTGCTCAACGGGGTGCTGGTGGCGACGGCGGTGCACCTGGTGGCGATTCCGGCGTTCGGCGCGGCGTCGGACCGCTTCGGCCGCCGGCCGGTGTACCTGGCGGGCGCGGTGGGCTGCGCGCTGATGGCCTTCCCGTTCTTCTGGCTCATCGACACGAAGCAGACGCTGCTCATCTGGCTGGCCATCGTCCTGGGCATCATCGCGCACGCGGCGATGTACGGCCCCCAGGCGAGCTTCTTCTCGGAGCTGTTCGGCACGCGCGTGCGCTACAGCGCGGCGTCGCTGGGGTACCAGCTGGCGTCGGTGTTCGCGGGGGGCCTGTCGCCAGTCGTCGCCACGGCGCTGCTGTCGCGCTCGGGCGGTCAGGCGTGGCCGGTGTCGGTGTACATGCTGGGGCTGGCGGCGGTGACGCTGGTCTCCGTCTACCTGTCGGCGGAGACGTTCCGGGAGCAGCTGACCGAGGCCCCCGCCGCGAGCCCCGGTGAGGACGCGCTCAGCGAGCCGTCCAGCCGCAGTCCATCACCTGTGCCGCCCCGGTGA
- a CDS encoding 3-hydroxybutyrate dehydrogenase — translation MNQYSGRCALVTGAANGIGLAVAESLASQGAKVLLADLDEAAGAEAARRLPGARFQRADVSSREDCRSLVAHAEREWGRLDILVNNAGVQHVSPVEDFPEDRWEQLIRIMLVGPFLLTRYALPLMYARKWGRIINVSSLHGLVASPYKSAYVSAKHGLMGLTKTVALEAADKGVTVNAVCPSYVRTPLVEKQIADQARVHGLSETEVVEKVMLAPAAVKRLLEPSEVAAYISFLCSDAAAGITGAAQVMDCGWTAR, via the coding sequence ATGAATCAGTATTCAGGTCGGTGTGCGCTAGTGACGGGGGCCGCCAATGGCATCGGGCTCGCGGTGGCGGAGTCCCTGGCGTCGCAGGGCGCGAAGGTGTTGCTGGCGGACCTCGACGAGGCGGCGGGTGCCGAGGCGGCGCGGCGGCTTCCGGGAGCCCGGTTCCAGCGGGCGGACGTGTCCTCGCGTGAGGACTGCCGCTCGCTGGTCGCCCATGCCGAGCGGGAGTGGGGTCGCCTGGACATCCTCGTCAACAACGCGGGCGTGCAGCACGTGTCGCCCGTCGAGGACTTCCCCGAGGACCGCTGGGAGCAGCTCATCCGCATCATGCTCGTCGGCCCGTTCCTCCTGACGCGCTACGCCCTGCCGCTGATGTACGCCCGGAAGTGGGGGCGCATCATCAACGTCTCCTCGCTCCACGGCCTCGTCGCCTCGCCGTACAAGTCCGCGTACGTCTCCGCCAAGCACGGACTCATGGGCCTGACGAAGACGGTCGCCCTCGAGGCCGCCGACAAGGGCGTCACCGTGAATGCCGTGTGCCCCAGCTACGTGCGCACGCCCCTGGTGGAGAAGCAGATCGCCGACCAGGCCCGCGTCCACGGCCTCTCCGAGACGGAAGTCGTCGAGAAGGTCATGCTCGCGCCCGCCGCCGTGAAGCGGCTGCTGGAGCCGTCCGAGGTCGCCGCCTACATCTCCTTCCTGTGCTCCGACGCCGCGGCGGGCATCACCGGGGCGGCACAGGTGATGGACTGCGGCTGGACGGCTCGCTGA
- the sitI6 gene encoding SitI6 family double-CXXCG motif immunity protein, producing the protein MSQFFWMREDRAVVEKNGGYVNAAHRWGLPGATCHTCGVTWASSGHTYPCVDLSQLPEHAEFLSARPEPFPEFARLRELVRPLAPPKATLPPGTLFGPLVGTATGRLAAFEWLTEVLLVRRDALERLQGEGLRGMRACPTALRFRQKNPPEFLELQVEPHGRLHPDCLPPDVPPPCVTCGRHAFRRPDEPILDAASLPMDLDLFRGGNFATMVVVTARFMEAVRRLDLDGVTFRELPTR; encoded by the coding sequence ATGAGCCAGTTCTTCTGGATGCGAGAGGACAGGGCGGTCGTTGAGAAGAACGGCGGCTACGTCAACGCGGCGCACAGGTGGGGGCTACCGGGTGCGACCTGCCACACGTGTGGCGTCACGTGGGCCAGCTCGGGCCACACGTACCCGTGTGTTGACCTGTCGCAACTGCCAGAGCATGCGGAGTTCTTGAGCGCAAGGCCCGAGCCCTTCCCTGAGTTCGCGCGCCTCCGCGAGCTGGTGCGCCCCCTTGCGCCTCCCAAGGCCACCCTGCCACCCGGCACACTCTTTGGGCCGCTGGTTGGCACCGCTACCGGAAGGCTGGCTGCCTTCGAGTGGCTCACCGAGGTGCTCCTGGTGCGTAGGGACGCGCTGGAGCGCCTCCAGGGAGAAGGCCTCCGGGGCATGCGGGCCTGCCCGACAGCGCTGCGGTTCCGACAGAAGAACCCGCCAGAGTTCCTGGAGCTACAAGTGGAACCCCACGGCAGGTTGCACCCGGACTGCCTCCCGCCAGATGTTCCTCCGCCGTGCGTCACCTGTGGCCGGCACGCATTCCGGCGGCCGGATGAGCCCATCCTCGACGCGGCTTCCCTGCCCATGGACCTGGACCTGTTCCGCGGAGGGAACTTCGCCACGATGGTCGTCGTCACCGCGCGGTTCATGGAGGCGGTGCGCCGCCTGGACCTGGACGGCGTCACCTTCCGCGAGCTGCCTACGCGCTGA